A stretch of DNA from Balearica regulorum gibbericeps isolate bBalReg1 chromosome 7, bBalReg1.pri, whole genome shotgun sequence:
ATTGAAGCACTGAAAGTATGGGATGAAAATCACTTATGCAATATTGACAGGAAAGTTTCTTTGAAGTTGTCGGCACTGTAATTGCATCGGTCATCAATGGCTTTGGGGTGGGCTGCATGTTGCTAATGGGATACAGAGCTTCAGGGTTGTTTAGGACCTGCTCAGAATCCTCAATTTCAGTGTTTGTTACAATAGGGataagaaattaaatctttcaCCATTGATTTACAGAAACTGCTGCAGGAGCATTGGGACGGTCCATTCTTAAGGGCCATCTCCCACGTGGAGCCCATGGCAAGTGTCGTTGTAATTAGTTTATTACTACATTCTGTTTGCTTCTCTGTAAGAGAGAGGGAATGAAGTCTCCAGATTATATAGTTTGGGTTCCTTTGGTTGTCAGCTTTGTCCTCCCAGCTTGTATTGTGCATTTGCCTGTACTATCTTTCCACTCTTTTGATCCTGCTTTTGAATATATCATACAGCCTCTGTGAGGACTGGGCACTACCAGCTGTTGTAACACAGGTAATAAGAAGTGATGAGTAACATGCAGCAGTGTGGCTGTGGGATTCACTAATGCCACTAATTCCTGAGTTATGAGAGCCTTCCTGAGTCTGTCTGCTTAGTGACTAAAGGCATGTTCTCTTCTCTTCAGCTTAGTAGGAGAATTGATGGTGTCCATCCTGAGAAAGCACTTTGTGGGAAAGAACTATTTGCATTTGACCTTGACAGCTATCATAGATATGTAGTCAGTAGAGAATGAAATagcctcctttctttttatacaCCTTTCACCCAAATGAGAcagtaaaatgtaaaatctaGATGTCACTGAGGTTTGTAATCATCCCTGGAGGACTTTGGAATGACAGAGCAGTAATGGTGTCAGAGGTCTGTTATAAAGCCAGGAAATGTTAGTATGTATTCATAGACTATACTACAAATATGGAAGGAgtaattaattagaaaataatttatttaaattagacactttctttgaaaataatgtaaGAAAGGGGCTAGGAAGTAGAAAAATTTGGAGAAAGCAAGCATGTAAATTTGAAGCTGTGAAGACTGCTTTAATTTGTAATTAAGTTGATGTTATAATTTTGGGGATGTGCATTACAGGAGACCTGTGATGTTTTATCAGACTGAGAAGTTTGAGTAAGGCAAGGCTGTCAGAGGTGCAATCCTGCTCTTAGCATACTCTGAGGAGCCAGAGGAGTGGGtacttgctgcagctctgcccacagGAGTGGGGGCTGGTGCTGTTGTGCTCCAGTTGTAACAGCTCTCGTCTGGCTTAGCAGAAGCAAATGTTTAAAGTGAACAGGGTTCTTTGTTTAAATAGTAAAATGGTATGACCTGCAGTAGTCTGTTACGTTTCTTAAAGTggttttgtaacagaaaaaccTTTTCCACACCACCTTTTCAGGCATTACTGTTGTGGCAAGGTCTCCAGGCAAGCAGGGACTCTAGGTTACACTGAGGAcccagctcagcagagcagccatgGGCACTGCAAGCTGGGGCAAAGTATTGTTAATGGTTCCCCATGCTTATTTTAACAGTAGGTTTGGCTAACACAGGGCAGCCTGAGGACAAGCCTGCCTTAGccctcagcagcaggatgaGGCCAGGCATCAGACGCAGGGGGAAGCTGGCGGTGCCTTGCTGTTGACGTCAATGGGAGCAAGGGCCATCAGCCCACAGGTAGCTGTGGGAAAGGCTCCACCGAGTGGGACTGACCGCCTGTGTCCTGGCCCTGGGCAGCTTGGGCAGGGTGCCCGGCGGTGCCTGGCCTGCACCCTGTGATGGTGGAAGGGGAATTAGGCTTCGAGAGCTGCAAGGATGCTGATCGCTGGAGGTTAGGTATTGCATCTGCTTGTAAAAGCAGGCTGTTTGTTGAACAACAGCTCTGAGATCGCGAGTCAAGGGCCTGATTCGAAACTGTGTCCAGACACAGGGCTGTGCTTGGAGAGTTTTTGTTCCCCCATTtaagtgtttggggtttgttcaGGCCGGAAGTGTGCCCAGGGCTTGGGGCTGAGTCACTGGGATCAGTCACCATGGAAAGTGCAGCAGGAGGTGTTTAATTCACTTAATTGAGACTACCTGAACCTCTGGTTTAAATTACTGTGAGCAGCAACAGACCAGAGtatccccttctccctccccatgGTAAAACAAGCTCCCGAAACAGCAAAGCGTGAAGCCGTTAGCATCCCCTGCTAGGGTCGGACCTGCACAGCCGCCTCCCGGCGCACGGAGGGAGGCGAGAAGGcgttaaagaaagaaatgggcaGGTGAAGGGGCTGTCGGCCGGGCTCccggcggggggctgcggccgggCCCGGTCCGGGCGGGCACCTCCTCCCCGCAGAGCCGCTCCGCGCTCCCTCACCCGTCTCTCTCCCCGCAGCTCCTGGACCTCTTCATGGTGTGGGACTGGTCCACCTACCTGGCTGACTACGGGCAGGCCACCTCCAAATACCTGCGGGTCAATCCGAGCACGGCCCTCACGCTCCTGGAGAAGTAAGTACCGGGTCCGGGGCTGCCGGCGCGGGGATGCGAGAggcgggcggcgggcagggccgggggccGCAGCGCTCCGAGCCCGGCACCTACAGggcggctgcggggccggggctggggccgccCTCCCGGGAACTGCGGCGGCGAGAGCCCGGCGGCAGCGCGCCGCTGTCCCGGTGCCCAGTGCCGCAACCCCGGTAGCAGCTGGCGGCTGCCCGAGTTGCGGCTTTAGGGCAGGGAAATGCACGGGGTTTCGCCGTGGTAAAGCCGGTGCGAGCGTTTCGGCTGGCCCGGCGAGTGGGAAGGGAGGGCCGCGTTGCCGCCAGCCGAGAATCAACCTGCTTTTAAAACCTGCATCAAAATATACTGTGATTTAAAGGCATTTTCTAACggtgttttctctcctctcctgcctgcgGTGACTATGTATTTTGCAGAGTTCACAGAGGGTACGTATCACCTATATTGTTGCAAAATGTCGttgcttgaatttattttatttcccgAATTTCGTTTTAAAATCCATTGGTACGGGAGGTCAGCAATAATGATACCGGGTAATTTGACGGTGAACAAAACACCATGGAAGGAGATGATACATTATTagtattttctggtttgcttctCTCCTAATGCAGTTGGTAGGGGCAGTTTCCTGCCAAAGTAATATTTGCTTAATACTTACTGCATGACTTGTGAAGTAATATTTGTTAAAATGAGTTCTGCAGTGcagaagtttaatttaaaaacacatggaTAACAGGGTTTGTAATCTTTTCATTCTTATTAGCAGAAAGatcaaaaaggaacaaaattaaaCTTATTTAGATagtctgatttttccttttcaaattatatttctaaCATGTCTGTGtcacttgcttttttatttctccagcatGAAAGACTCTAGCAAAAAGAACAACATTTTTGCTCAGTTCAGGAAGAATGATCGTGACAAGCAGAAGCTAATAGAGACTGTAGTAAAGCAACTTAGGAGTTTAGTGAATGGTATGTCCCAGCACACATAGGCCTGTTAAATCAACGGTGTCTCATCACGCCAAGAGGTATTTCTTAGCCACTATTTCTACTAAACAAACAGTGATATCAGTTAGGACATTCGTTTGACCGagtaaaggaaaaatgcagtagATGGCTTCTACACAGAGTCTTCAGCAAACAATCTTTGTACGTATTTTTAATGGATCGAATACTATTTTGTATATTGTAAACAAATGGTGAAAAATGAGACTGTACAATAAAAACCAGCTCAATCGTATTGTACATGGAACAGCTGAACtgtaaatacattatttaaatatctgcaGACATGGTGTCCAAAATTTTGCTCTGGGTAGGAATTATTTGAGAAATGATCCCTTAGTTGCTGTTTTCTGGATGAATCctgatttaatgtttttaaagcattgagATACTTGCATTTCAGATGTCGCTTATTGTTTTCCTGCATTAAATGTACATTAGCCTTAAAGTGATTGGACATAATTTTGTATACCAGATTTTGTAGTCTGGAGGTATGAAAAAATCTTCTGATTTTTAGTACCTTTGAAAACTACCTGACAACTAGACTTGATATTTATTTAGCATTAGGGCTTATAGGCTTTGTTCTCCAAAACGGTTTAATCTTGAGGTTGTGAATGTAAATAACCATTTGAGTTCTTTATAATGtgacattttgttttggttttgttcctcaGGGTTACTATTTTTAACTGTACTTTTGTAAGATCCCGGGTTCTTTTCCCCAGGTTGCAGCAAGGAATAGATTTGCCACTGTTGTTTTCGTGCCGCATCTGTTTGTCAGTACGCGCTTTCTACTGCCAGAGCCATCCCAGCGATTAGCATTTCGTCCCACCACCGCTCTCTTTGCACTCTCCCCTCCTGGCTATTCTAGATGCAAAAGAGAATGTCTAACAAATACAAACCAAATGGAACATGTAAAAAGAATGTACATTTTCGctgtatttttaagttattGACAGTCTAAATACAGTAATACAAACTTCACCCGTATTCCTGTTTAATTTCACACACCGCAACGCCCCTCAGAGCTGGTTTCGTTGGGATCTGTACAGGTCCCGGCTCTTTGGTGATTTACCCGCGGGGCAGGAGTGCGGGGGTCCGGACGCCCCCGACGGCGGGGTGcggccccgggggctgcgggatCGCCCCGGCTGCCGCTGCAgtccggggcggcggggcccgcggagcggggctgggacGCTCCCCGGTCGGGGGAGCCCGGGACGGGGCTCGCTGCCTTCCCGGACGGTGGGAAGGGCTGGCCCGAGGGGGCGCCTGGGGGCTCCCGGCGGCGCAGAGGGGGCACCCCGCGCCGAGGGGCAGCCGTCCCGCCGCGGAGCCGGCCTGGCTGacggggagcggcggggccggcagTACCGTGCCGTCGGGGGGCCGCCCCGAGGGGCCGGGCGGGGGATGGGAGAGGGGCGCCGGGCCCCCAGCCCCGAGGAGAGGGGGctgccccggccgcccccgctcGCCCAGGCCGCGTCCCCGCGCCCCTAAGTCACTATCCCCCGTTCTCCCGCTCCAATCACCGCACTTGGCCGCGCTGCTTAAATATGCAGCGCAGACGTCATCTCCGAAGGTGGATCGGGCGTAAGTGGCCAATATCTATATAAATGTGGCCGAGGGGCGAACCGGCAGCAGGAggcgagcggggccgggcgggcagcAGCCGGCAGGGCCAGCCGCAGAGCGCCCGCCGCCGGCAGCGGAGACGCGGGGCGCCCGGCCCCCCTGAATTTGACAGCCGCCGGGGCCGCGTCCCCGAGCCGGCCGCGTCCCCGAGCCCCCGGGGCGGGGACCCGCCGCCGCCCCTCGcctgccccgccgccgggaGGAGAATGCCGGCGGGGCTCTCCTGGCCCGAATCGGCGGCGCTGGCGCTGCtttccctggggctgctggtcACCCTGTGCCGGCACCTGTGGGCGCTGCGCTGGAGCCTCAGCCGGGACCGCGCCAGcgccctgcccctgcccaagGGCTCCATGGGCTGGCCCTTCTTCGGGGAGACCCTGCACTGGCTGGTCCAGGTAAGGTGCAGGGGGACTGGGGGACggggtgggaaggggctggctGGAGCCCCGGGCTGACCTGCAGCTCGTCCCCAGGGTTCCCGCTTCCACAGCTCCCGGCGGGAGAGGTACGGAAACGTCTTCAAGACCCACCTCCTGGGCCGGCCGGTGGTGCGGGTGACGGGCGCTGAGAACATCCGCAAGATCCTGCTGGGCGAGCACACGCTGGTCAGCACGCAGTGGCCCCAGAGCACCCAGATCATCCTGGGTTCCCACACCTTGCTCGGCTCCATTGGTGACCTGCATCGCCAGCGCCGCAAGGTGAGCCTCGCGGCCACCTTGACAGAGCACACAGCCCAGGCTTGGGCCTCGGTGGCACGTGGGACCCCCCACTTTAACCACCTGCCTCTgttcccccccttctcctcctagATCCTGGCCAGAGTGTTCAGCCGCACTGCCCTGGAGAGCTACCTGCCGCGGATCCAGAAGGTTGTGAGCTGGGAGCTGCGGGGCTGGTGCATGGAGCCGGGCTCCATCGCAGTTTATTCCTCCGCTAAAACCTTAACTTTCCGCATTGCAGCTCGGATTCTGCTGGGGCTCCgcctggaggaaaagcagtTCAAGGACCTGGCCAAAACATTTGAACAGTTGGTGGAGAACCTCTTCTCCTTGCCCCTCAACATACCCTTCAGCGGGCTGCGCAAGGTactgctgcctgccccgctcCCTCTGCCTGGGGGCAGGGGCCCGGGCCCTGGCAGCACAGACCCACTGTCCCCAGGTCCCCAAGGGGCGCTTCCAGTGGGTCAGGACATCTGCAGCACCCTGTTCCAGGTCTGAGGGCCTGGTGTCTTGCCCACTTCAGCCGtctccccttctctctgcaCTTTTCACCTGCTCCTGGTTGACTTCCAGCACCTCTGGGCACTGGCTCCAGCTCATCGTACAGTGAAGGgcttctctcctccctcaccCCACATGTTGCTTCAGTTGGCTCTGGTTAGTCCATCATGTCTGGTCCTGTCCCATCTCATCCCACCTGGATTATGTCAGTCCATGGCAGAGGGGTCTGTGGGCATGAGCACAAAGGCAAGTGGGCACAGCACACCTCAGGTTAGCATTCCCTGTGCACCAAAGGGCAGGCCGAGGACTTAAGACCCTCTTATGGTCCCTGGTCCCttgtccccagcagcagagagacagCAAGGGGTCCTGAAAGGGAACATGGCGGAGGGACAGTCTCCCCTGCCTCTTTCAACCCGCAgtttcttccctgctgccctgcccctcTTTGCCTGCCTCCCCACACTCCTGCTCTAGGTATCAGTCCCGTGTCCCACTCTTCCCCTCCCATTTCAGTCTGCGTTCCCTTCTCTGGCTTTGGGTTCTCCATCCTTACCACAGCTCAAGTCTCCTGACCCTTTTAGTCAGGTCTTGCCCAATCTCTTATTTCCACTGTGAGCTCTACCCCACCAAATGACCTTACCCAGCCAGTCCCAGTTCTCCCCCAGCCTCCGTCCCGCTCTTCTCCACCAGTTCAAAGCTCTTGTTTTCCCTCACCAGTTTCCCTTTGCAGGTTGTCACCAGTGTGAGCTTTCACCTCCCCCATCCTATTGCTCCCCGCCCTCTTTCAGGTCAGCCACAGCCTGTCTGGCCCCAGACCAACCTCTTCAGCTTGGATTTAGGTCCCCTTGTCTTTCCCCTTGCTCCCTGCCATTTCCTTTATCCAATCCTTCCCACCTCAAATCTCAGCCTTTGTATCATCTTCCCAACATCTGTCATTGGCCATTTTTCATCCCAAATCTCTAGTCCCTCTGGCTTTTGCAGGAGGCATCGTGATCCAGAGCCACACACACTCTGTGACTCCATCCATCCCATTTTGCAAAGAGCTTGCTGATCACTTGACTTGCTGAGGCCTTACTTAAAGGTTTTGCTGCACAGGAGTGCAAAGCAACCAGAGATGAGCTGGGTGTGATTAATGTGTCTCTACTATACCCTGGTAAAGCCACTCATTTGTTCCTGTCTCAGATGTGCCTTGCTGCTTGGACTCGGTTTTATTAAGTTACCTTTTCTTGTCCCTTTGGACAAACTTCTTTTGGACCAAACACGACTGTGGGTTTGTTCAGCGCAGATGCCTCTGGACTTGATACCGTGGGTTTACTGTCTTTTCCTCTCAGAGTATTTCTTAGGACTTCTTGTATTTGATTCACAATAACAAGGCAACAGAATTTGCAGCAGTTCCCCCCCAAACTGCTGCCTCTTGCAAGGCTCTGGGGCTGGGCAACAGATTAAACAGTTCTTGCTGTTACCAATCCTGGGATTAAGGATTGCCACACTTGGGGTTCCCCCTGGAGAGGGGGGCGGTTCCTAAGGCTCTCCTGAACTGTGTCTGCCTCCTGCAGGGAATCAAAGCACGGGACATGCTACATGAGTTTATGGAGAAGGCTATACaggaaaaactgcagagaaacaacCCACAAGATCACAGCGATGCTCTGGATTTCATAATAAACAGTGCCAAGGAACATGGCAAAGAATTCACCATGCAGGAGCTAAAGGTAAGGAAACCCTCTCTTTCAGTGTCCCTTCCGACTCAGTGGCTGTTTGAGAGACCTGGgctgaggggcaggaggagggctgtGTGGGGACCCACCACCAGCcgctgctcctgccctcctcctaCCAGCTCTGAGGACACCATCTCCAGTGCAAGCGAGAAAGCCTGGGCTTGGCACGCTCATTTGCTCCTGTAGGATTGTGTCTCTCTATTAGAAGAGAGCTggtatttaaaaaggaaataaaggccTCTTCTATCTTTCCTCTTCACAGTCACCAGGCTTCGGTCTGG
This window harbors:
- the CYP26C1 gene encoding cytochrome P450 26C1, producing the protein MWPRGEPAAGGERGRAGSSRQGQPQSARRRQRRRGAPGPPEFDSRRGRVPEPAASPSPRGGDPPPPLACPAAGRRMPAGLSWPESAALALLSLGLLVTLCRHLWALRWSLSRDRASALPLPKGSMGWPFFGETLHWLVQGSRFHSSRRERYGNVFKTHLLGRPVVRVTGAENIRKILLGEHTLVSTQWPQSTQIILGSHTLLGSIGDLHRQRRKILARVFSRTALESYLPRIQKVVSWELRGWCMEPGSIAVYSSAKTLTFRIAARILLGLRLEEKQFKDLAKTFEQLVENLFSLPLNIPFSGLRKGIKARDMLHEFMEKAIQEKLQRNNPQDHSDALDFIINSAKEHGKEFTMQELKESAIELIFAAFFTTASASTSLILLLLKHPSVIEKIRQELMSHELYQQCEHCPAGPCLDTLTTQSRNSDKPLLHPTVKDVRKDQSQPPGPKEEGSPQPLTPPEPSLPQSSPCTDPQLWAPSGQSCCCPSDISLEKLSRLRYLDCVIKEVLRVLPPVSGGYRTALQTFELDGYQIPKGWSVMYSIRDTHETAAIYESPPGGFDPDRFSATRMETAGRFHYIPFGGGARSCIGKELAQAILKLLAIELVSTARWELATPGYPAMQTVPIVHPVDDGLQLYFHPLQPGRGSKA